In Aedes albopictus strain Foshan chromosome 3, AalbF5, whole genome shotgun sequence, the genomic window AAAATCTGGAATGAAAAACTGTATTAACATCTTTTGTTGAATATGCTATTCGTGATACGCTTGCAACGGTTATACCATACGCCTTACCATAATTCCTGCGTCATATGATAAACCTACCTGAATTTTCCCGAAACAATATGTTCATTATCAGTAAACATTAAACACACCAAcagtcacaaaaaaaaactacatcaaatcacgatcctggaatgttcctacaggagcctggctacatttgttaggaaaatggcaagatcaaaatttaatgtggtagatcttacgccgtaacgcaccattccaaggtgatctacccatgtTAAGAAAACGCAgaacgaacatctggaggaattaataCGAAACTGCcggaagaattccataaaaatgtTGGCAAATAGAAGAAGAACGCCGGAAGGCGTTATTCCGGAAGGAGATTCTAAAACAATTCCGGAATaagttctggaaggaatcctccaagaagtttctcctggatgaaaccaagaaaaaatcctgggatttctgaaggaatgtctggaagaaactTCTTAAGCGATCTCGgaaagaacttctacaggaaaCCTGGAAAAAAGTCACGAATTAATTCtataaggagttcctggaggaatcccgataaaacatagtgaaaaaaaacgcaaaaaaatcatggtggaatCTTGACCTGCTGaatcaatcccagaaagaactcttggaaacaTCCTAGAGAAATACagaaagaaattcatagaagaatcccgagattcctggaagaatctcggaattttcaaatggaagaatttcagaagaaactccttgaaaaatcccaaaagactctttaggaaatcctgaaagaaaggagtgaattctagaagaagcttctggaggaataccggtAGGAATCACAGTTGAAATTTCCAGGTGAAGGAACTCTTggtcatttttgaaaaatcttggaggaatctgaggTGTCTACAATAAAACGCCGCGAATACAACTGATATAAACGGAGTATTTTATTTCTCTGATCTGAGCGTGTTGACAATACGATATAAACTGAAACTGAACTCCGAGGCGGATCGTGTTTCGATGCTGCATGGCAGTGCAGTCAGTTTTGCTGCGCACCATACCCAGAAGGAGCTTCGGgaggtattctattctattctattctagtgcttgcacagccagtattgacaagcatcctggaaatatcaaaatttcttccgatattttcttgtcagcattaatatttgcagcatatcagagatgatgtgacacaaatattaaaacggctaggcccactgtgcagactaatgggttggaagataattcaaaaacttaaggcaatcaggatatccacttatgaataacatgattgacaaacttttttgaattgtatgaaggaagaaacggggacaaccgtactgtattgtcgggccgccaccaaaccggacttcgcacaatcaagtcgcgacgcgacccaactcgcgacgttttttaatcatgccaaaagtagtgcgcatccttcccggtGTTGTcatcaacacagcgcactagaagcgaaacagttgcgacacttgtggaccaaaaaaattgcaatttttgattgaatgtcggtcttgattccaaccggatagacaatagtgtctacctaatgattgtgtgcatgtgatatctacctacataaaatactattcattacagtacctaaatgtctaggtatatttcattatgtctacctaaggtagtataaatacgggtggtcattggaccacagagGAGAGACTGCATAAgctttggacttgtcaacatctttaatattcttcttttgtagGATATAAaacgtaccaaccgtttcgtttcaggggaatggtgtttgaatataaaatcgttgggagtggtgctgctaagaagggtaatgcacactccgttggcgtctcttctcctgggatgggaatgggacacaggcatttctccatgtgtcctggcttcaaagcctaggcataagcgccatcactcgctctctgaaacgagaataaAAAGTATAATGATCCCTTCCCCGAATGTACAAAAAAATAAGCCCATATAGAAAGCACATCAAAAAATATACATTGTATCAGAAAAAGATTGAAGGTCATAtcataaaatattaaaaatgttGTTTCCTGAACCAAGTTTGGATCTGGCGATTATCGCAACGAACCACAATTACAACATGAACCCACTTTTGCGAGCCAAGCAAtgctttttgaataaatttatgaaatggttgttgACATATATAATATCTTGCACCTTCACTCGCTcttaaaatcgagaaaaaatgaAAACGAGTAGATATAATTCTTGATGCAGGAACATATGGTCTATTCAAAGATAAAAAGAAacattgaaattctttcttttcATTCCTGAAACTTATGATATACAAATTACATAATaggtaaatcagaaagatctcaccaggtCAATGTCCTGCTCCGGCTTTTTCATAAATCCTAAAAGGTGCAATGGATAGTTGTCGTATTTCCTGCAACGCAGCGGTGGTATCGGCTAGCACGGTTTCACAGTATTTTATCAGATAATTCAACCAGTTTTTCACGACATTTAAGGATGTAATCAGCACTGTCGGTAGATTTTTTTTAGTTGAGCTTGATGCTCCTACATTTTAGCTTTAATGAAGTAACACTTTCTGAAAGTACACTCTTCACcaaataattgaaaatttaacATCAATTTTAACCCACTATGTTTTCATTTAAATAGTGCAAGATTGATAGTCAAAaccaaacacacaaaaaaaatccCAGTTCACATGTATCACAGTTGAAAACATTGCGTTAACTGGAACTTCGTACGCAGCACCTTTGCACTCCACACGGTGGGTGGGCGAGCTTCGCTTAGGAGACAATTATTGGAAGCAGCATCATCACATGGCCACTCCGTCGCACTAAGAGAGGTTGGCACTGTCACTAACCCGAATGGGCATCttcacaaaacaaaaatcacaaaTTTCACGGGATTCAATGACTTTGATGAAAAACGTCCACCGGAAGGCGTAGCACCACcagaaaagtttatttttttcgtTCAAAAAGTGGAGCAAAAACGTGACAGCGAAATTCAACAACAACCATCCGCGACGAAGGAACTTCGGGAGGTATTcgtgaagaaactcctgagggatttctcgagggagcttctggaggaatctaagaatgtctccaagaaactccttgaggaatttcagaaagaacttattgaaaaatcacagaagaattttttaaagaatttccagaagaaaattctcaaaggaaatcctaaaaggaacttcttgatgaatcccagaagaaacttgttaaggattcccagaaataattcttggaggaacaccagaagaaactggATTAATTTCAGTATGAACTCCTGGCGGTACCTCGAAGGAGCCTCTGCAGAAATCTTAGAAATaacatcaatctctgaaggcactcctggaggaattccagaaggagctcctggatgaatctcaggaaaaattccatgaggaatctgaGAAAAAACATTTAtgtttttttatgttattaaaaAAAGTTTAACTTTCGTTAGAAAAAGCGAAAAATATAGTGGTTGTGGTCCAACATTGTGGAAATCATAAAAAGTCGATATTTTGACCACTTTTGCATAATGAAGTTTACTATTTTTTTGCGGTATTTTTTCCAATGTCTAAAACTAATTATCTTTTCATTTGGAAAAAAAAGGTTGCAAATTGGTGTATTGGTTCAAAAGCTACGACGgttttaaaatttgaaaaaatgagaaatgttgtaACTTTAGTAAATTTTTTGGGGTTTGAACTAGGTAAGGTATCCAGTTTAGGGTAATTGCAGGAACAACCTTCGcttgaattctggaggaatttctgaaaaaaaaataaattaaaatgaaAGTTTTGGATTGACTGTTACAGTAGACCGCAAATTTGAGGAGtgtttgctttttttttattttcctcaGAAAATCTTGAACACAGCtaatttattggtcatcacacaagaaacatatttgccgaagacaccatagtgatttgacttcagcatttttggctacataatttttgtcttggtgcatttttattgtcaaaattcaacctatctgtaacttttgtatcaatagttatcactggactttttcaatagtttttgaaaattgaaatgttttgtagttcgccacagaaaaatgaaaacaatcggttgagacataactgatatatgtcaatccaaagttgactagtttgtatgggaaaacggctttggtgcatttttattgtccgatactgtacatccTGTTATATTTTTCGCACAACTGGACAGAGAAATTGCTTCTCTGATAGTAGTGTGGATTGCTTGGGAGCAGTGAAATAATGAATTGATAGCGTTGGACTTCGGTCATCTATGTATGTAGAGAACTACAGGTTCGAAAtggtgtgttatttttttttagtatatttttttccaaagtcatccTTTCAATGAGTGATGTGAAGATGAAACTCTCAAAATATGCAATAATAATCATGAACCATCATTTCGTATTTTACGACTATCTTCACCTAAAGATCATGATTAATGATAGCAATCTACATTTATTTTGTgcacaaaataaaacaataaatcTATCAACTAGGGGGACAACTACACAGCATTGGTAGAATTAAATAGCTATCTCTAAACAGAGAGAATATTAAGATAAATAACAATCTAACTCTTAGTAAGTGTCTACTATTTACAGCAATCTGACCTTAACCTACTTATCTCACGAAGCCTTAAAACTTATCGAACTCTTAGGAACCTAACGACTCATTTATGCTGAATTTGTACATCACTGAAGGAACGGAAAATATTTACAAAACAAAACTGGGTACTAATTTGCATTCTTAGTTCATATCCGTTAGAATGGGAAACAGATCCAGATTCCAAAATCCGTCCCACGAACTGGCGGTCAAGTTGAAGTCCGTAGAAACGTGGTTGGGCGAACCCAACGATTCGTAGCCACCGTCCGACACGAAGGAACTCGGCGTCAGGGGACACTTGAAAACGTCCTCCTCCGTGGCGGTCGGTTTCAGGTCATCCGAAGAAGAGTAGTTGGAACAGGTGCTCGGGATGGGTGAGAGaagttcccgaaccggttccagTTTGACTTTGAAGTCGCCTTGGTCATGGTGGCTGAAGAAGTCTTCTCCGGCTTCTTCGCAAATGATTTCCTCCTCCAGTGGAagttcctcgtcgtcgtcgttgaggaTGATTGTGATACAGGTGCTTTCGTTGTCGTAGGTTCCGAGGATCGTTGACGCTGGGAGGCCAATGTTAGATTGCTGTTGGCCAGTGCTGTGCGGTTTCTCCGCATGAAAGGGTGACTTGGAGTAGTTGtgggtgttcaggatgttcaggCTGCTTCCTTGATCAGTTTCTTCGCTGGATTCCAGCCGTTCTGATGGGGTCCCCACCACTGGTCCAGGCATTCCGCCGCTGGGGCTTGAGCCTTGGGCATCAACCGGGATGCTTCCCGCATCAGCTCCTTCCAGCTCGCTTGTGACATTAGCGAGGAGGCTTTCGGCGAGCTCTTCCAGCTTGGACACGTCGAATTCTTCGAGCATGTCCTGTAGAGCAGGCAGAGAGCAACTATCTTCCACAGCGTTGCTACCTTTTCTTCGTCGGTCTTCGGGCCCGTCGTCCTGTCCTGACTCAGTGTCGTCTGTGCTTCCATTGAAAAAGATCCCTGCTGCTGAGGGGTTTGGGCGGATGCTGCTGATCCTAGTAGGGTGGAAGCAGAGCCAACACTGTGTGAGGCTACTGGGGTCGATTGGGGTTCCGACTTGTTGGCGGTGGTGGCTGTGGCCAACTGTAGGTGCTGCTGGAGATCGTTGAGCCGTCGCTCTAGCTCCTCCTGGCGGCTTTCCAGCTCGAGACATTTACTGTAGTAGGTGTCCTTTTCCGCTTGGAGCGAGGCGCATTTCAGTTGCAGTTCGCTTATTTGGTCTGTCTGCTGTTGGATGGTTTGTTCCATTTCTTCCATTTTGGCTTTCTTCCGGTCGCGTGAAGTTTGTGCGGCGACACGGTTCTTCAATTTCCTGGAATTGGGGAAAACGAATGTTACATATGTGTTTTTTTATATTTCACTAGGTATTAAGAGTAATTTGGGCTTATACGAATGTtaggaatttccaaggggaaTAACATATCCTTctctaaccggaaaatccgcatttatccgttcctaactgatgcgattaacgacggttagcaacagataaatgcggatttttctggttagcaaaggaagtgttaTTCCCCCTGGATATTTCAAACCTTGCAGCATGTTCTGAACGATCCCCAGTAGCATTCCATTTGTCAAAGCCTACGGTCTACACAAATTTCGAATGTTTTGAGATGAAAAATAAGTACGTAGTTCATGGACAACACCTAATGGTTATCAAACTTCTGTTTAAAAGTTCAACTTCTGACGgtctaatacttatgacacacatgtgattcaagaatcactgtacaattgcacaCTCACAGGCACGCAGCGCCTTCTTTAACACGTCCGTTCGTCTAAAAATCCGTCAAGGATTTCGCTTGCCTTGTCGTTTTGTTTTCGCGATAGTTAGATCTGTCATTTTACTGATTCGTTATGTCGACTCAATGATGCCAAATGCCCTACATTTTTACTGTTCCAAGGTTTTGATTTTTAAATTTCCTGCGTTTTGGACCGGTCTAATGTATAAGCTTTTGGGCCACTCTAGCGTACATTGCAGCAACATCATAAGCTGACACGTCACCAGCGCAAATGTTGAAACTTCCAGAACGCTGCTGCGCCATTAGCCGCAGTCATCGAAGGTTATCACCGTGGGGATTCCCACGCCCACAACGGAAAATCCATCGAATATTAATGAAGCAGCCGCACAACACTTACttcctctgaagtttctcctccCATGTCAGATGGTCCAGGCGGCGTTTCTTGCCGCGCACCAGGAACTCATCCATCGACGAGGTGGACTCGTCCGCGTCCGACAGGGACGCCGACCTGGATTCGGTCTTGATGGCCAACGGGGCCAAATTGATCGGGATGTACTTGGTCGGTACGGTGATGACGATTGGGGCACTCATTCTGGCACCTCGGATATGGAAACCGCTGcctttgttccagaaatttccttaTATCGAAAAACTTTTTGCTCCACTTTGATTCACTGATAAACTTGTAACATCATCTTCAGATAAAAACTACTTCCGCAGGCGGGTGTTGCTGTTGATCCTTCCACTGGGAATTGCGTTCTGGTAATGTTGGAACTGGTTCATCGCACCGCGGGTTTTGATCTGGTCACGGACTGTGCGATTCAGGTTTTCTACGACGGTCAGAAAGAAAATCTGATGAAACCTCTGTGAAAGCTTGCGAACGAATGAAGCATCTGCGGGGAGATCAGCCCACCACCCTCGGTGACGTCATGGGTGGATGTGGTCGACGCTGATTGGTCGGCGGGAAGGGCTGCCAGATGGTTTGTGGAAGAAGCAACTTCTTTGctttatgaaattttgatagtCTCTGTGAAAAACAAGCTATTTGTGTGGAGTTTAAGAATgagaattttgataaaaatgttccttaaattttgaaatatttgttttgGTTTAAAACTAAGAGTTTGTTGATAAAAATGGTAATAACATAAAATTCTTTTGAAACATGTTTCATGCAAATCGTTAGCACTGCTAGATGTTGCGTCTTGCGACAGACCGAGGGATACACCGTTCGAACATAGGGTGGCTATGATTCTAAAAATCcaaaattcagtaacaaattttgaaaacgacgtataaacaATGGTgttgcattgattatacgtcgttttcaaaatttgttacagaattttatttaaataatatatcctcataactttttttttgtttttatttttgtgtattttaacttagatgctaattctacactcatatcCTCATAACTCCATGAATCGATCTCGGATAAAAAATCTAGATTTAGTTTAAATATTGTGGATtaaccggctacttgtattccatCTGGTCACTtcagtagccgttttcatattaaaGTCAATTCAATTGTCAAAACCAGGGATGGGTCGCAGTCAAATGCTGTTTTTCTtctttaacctgggttggaactggattggcggaaaatgtgtaaacaaacaacgtcaaacaaactttagtacaagcgaaaccgaagtcgggttggggttgaaactgtgatctgatccagttccaacccaggttggaactgcataataaagaaaaacggcaaaagatacgcgcgagatagtcgcctaaggcaacagacctggttttcaaattttccatcatagtgcTCTTTtatatttcatgaaaaaagttcaccacgtggttgggtgatgtgatgactgctgcgactacacgtggtatttgcactgcgattgaatttcttcactgcaaaatatttttgctggtaatcagcaaactttgctgatttttggcgtgctgattgcattagcaatacaaattactgagtataagcaattctggcgttcgatttgaataggtcgtatgtttgctgtgattcctatgttgaTAGGACCtaatcaaatcgaacgccagaattatgtttcaacttgctgaaccatccagcaattttgacagttgatcagcaaagttgtgctgaaattcagcaaaaatgtagctgaaattcagcaatttcttttgctgatttttggcgaagcatttcaaaaattttggtgtgttcCATCTTTCAAGGCCCGGAGAAGTAGTCgccataaatgtgtttttcatgcaacgcacaatatctcaattcagaagcatgctatcaaagtcgtgagcgagctgtgaagctgtgaaggcaactctacaCGCCGTGAATGTCAATTACAtttacgccgtggagagttgcgtttgctgccttcagttgacttaattattgatgctacgctagtacattgttctgcaaagttttaggtaaaacgaaaatgaaaatgtgttccatacattgattttttatacgatgtttctgaagcgagtaaacagcaagtgaatgtaactgcatggtgtccatccatccgggaaatacgggaaaaccgggaattcgaaaccaccgggaaaataCGGGAAAAACATGGGAAATTGTAAAAGGCACCGGGAAAAATCTTTATGGTGTCTATCTGTACTTCATAAGTGTCAAGCAAGTCTTGAATAGAATGATAGCAACATTATTTAACAGAGTTGCCGGTTGAATGTTTTCAGAAAGGCAGCCTCTCAGGAATTTTAGTAGTTTCTGTTGGATCTTGATAAATTCAAGTAGAAGAAATCAGAATATACTTCTTAGGCGAAATTAtcagatttctgcaagatttcacaATGGACTTTTTGAGTCTTGTTAGGAAAATCGGAATTCCTGGCGAACTCAGAAACCCGTAGAAGTTACTTACGGCTAAGAGATTttcacgtttgaaaaaaaaaatgtgtcagtttctggagggattctggtgACATTCTTAGTGGAACTCTTCATATTATGTTtcaagttcaaaaccgaattagcgacattttttcttttacttccgctgcttttgcattgcgttaaacactatgtcggaagtggggcgctgtttagtgcaccaggtgtacaatacagcgccccacttccgacattgtgtttaacgcaaggcaaaagcagcggaagtaaaagaaaaaatgtcgctaattcggttttgaactggaaacataatatatttCTGCCAGATCCCTTAAATTTGATCCCTTTGGCAGAAGTCAaggagaaaattattgaaaaacaatgacATTGTGCCTATCCGCTTCTGTACAGAATTTTGGAGGAGCTATAGTTAACATTCATATAAAATTCTGAAGAGTAAGTACAACACTGTAAATTtcagcgaattaaaaaaaactgctcatgaaagactctctgatgggatcccataagaaatttcctacagatttccTTAGTATAGTAGTAGTAGAATCCACAGAAGAATCTTCtatggaatctgtgaagaaatgtttcaaaatgttACTTCCTGGAAGCATCACTCGGATCCCCGGAAGAGTATACAATAGAATCCCTGATATGTTAACGGCAATATTAGCCAAACGAAGCATTTTAACAGAAGTTGTAGGTAcaactttcatgatttttttttgcagaactcATGGAGTACTTCCTAAAGGAAGAAATGTTGAATGTTAGCTGGAGGCAACAGGACTCGCGCATTTACTAAAAGTGTTAGAGCTCATTTTAAAGtccctctttttataaaacgactaccTAAGTAACCGCGGTGGAATACAAGTAGCTGGTAAATCCACAGTAAGGGCGTAAGTAACAatcatgatcgatttctcttcatcgactctctcttcttcaagcTAAAGTGACAATGAGCAAGTATGATTGCACTTTTGGGCCATAAAACGCTAGGTTGCGGTGAAATCTTGCGTCCAGGCGttaaaaaattcaataaaactAACATCttttcactttaatttgaagaagagagaattGATGAAGTGAAATCGATCATATGTTATTATGtgttcagttcaaaaccgaatttacGAGtaatttagtaaagagtatttacttaaCTTTATTTATATGGCCTATTGCGTTTAACGCAAGGCAAGGGCAGTGGAAGTGATAGAAAAAATGTCGCGGTctaccttcaaaaaatgccaatgatattcatggtgaatatcaatggatcactaaaataactaaaacggccgctatgaaatgaacagatagcgccaccgtagccttgtgtattTGACGTAActtgactgctgtcactgtgttatcgtccatatacggtggcgcttttgttttgatgcagtGAGTagcggcttcaatgatccattggcatttttcgaaggtaatccgtgacatttaccctaaatattaaaaaaagagtGGTTTaacgtgactttcttgtagaactgatctagccgcacaagtttttcatataccatattctcagattgagcttctaaaatgagctggatgtggttcaATTTAGATATTTATGTCGaactgacattttcagcactattcgtacgagagacgaaccagccaagggctgaaattctcaaaataaagacaaatcaatcaatcaatcaactattCGTGTGAAAGCTCATTGGTGCATGAATGCCACCAAGGACAaacgtgcatcagaacttcaaacgcacaaatctcaagaagcaagcctcaaacaacagtgcatatgattattagcgtggttcaaaaaatcgtttttgctccacaccgcttattcgattccttacCAGATTATATcccgtataaaaatgaaccattgaGTCTATTGGAAAAACTATAGAAAACCAATAGATTCCTATGTTAACAATGTTTTCTATTGTTAATGTATTGTAAaatacttttttaaatttgactcTTTACTATAGATTTACAATAGATTTCATTGTTACAGTATTTTTTAATGGCATACAATTGATTAACATTAGATTCAATTGTTTTTACTTTGGCTCGAAAATGTGTTACTCATACACATTTTTCAGTGTAACATTTTTAagcgtgtgtgtgttttttttatgttGCTCTTTTGGCTGCCGTCAATTCAGTGTGCAATTTTTTCGCCGCGTTTGTTGTTTCTGTGCTGGGTTGCAAataatttaatgaaaatgaaaaattctAGTGAAATAGTGACCGCAGTGCCGTGCAGtaaataaaaaacatcaaattccatttggaaggaagcggtggtTCCGCTGTCAAACAACCACCCCCAAACCCGAAAAAAGTGAACGTGAAAGTGCCGTTCCTTTCGTTGGATAAATTGCCGTTTGCCTTTCTCTGACCTGAGCAAAAGTAAGTAACTAGCAGGCTGCCACGCAAGCTGCCGTTTTCGAAATAAATAGATCcaaattataaaaatattttaGGCGATTCTGGATCTGGATCCACCGGTGCAGTCGAATGTGTCGCCAGCTTGCAAGCACGAAGCCATTCGTACAGTGGGGCTAGGAAAATCCAACGGTGAACGGAATTGCGATGGGCATTCGGTCGATCGTTGCAGTATGCCTGACGGCATTGACTGGGATGGGATAACGGATTCACTTTGGATGGTGGTAAGTTCAAGGTGAGGTTGAAGAAGACAGGACCAACTCGAGAAGAGCGGATCCAAGAGCGGATATCAAATGTCACAAAAGAGGCAAACAGTTTCGTTGCTTTATATGGAAGTCAAATCCGTTCCGATACTCAGGAAGATGTTTTTGATTCTGATGGATTACGTCAATTCCGACAATCAGATCAGAACATTATCCGAAGAACGATTGGGTGGAAAAATCTTATGCATATGGGCACTTCGATAGGTCTTCAAATATAGGTACACTCTTTAAGCTTGGAGCGCATTATGCTTTTGAATCAATTTGGCAGTATCCCATGGGTTTACTATCAAAGTCGATGCAATTGTATGCTGTGTTCTCGAGGCTGTAGTATATCAAGTTTCTTCAAATGCTACAATAATGatgaagcacgctgtaatgttacttttgtacctcatcacccactaaatgcaactacattagtggactaataacacttagcgcgctcggctcggttccatcatgccgcttatagtgttgccacatataatgcttagtctgttaaacccagttatctggctggtggggcatgggagcctacgCTTCAATCATTTATGCAGTAAAACATTACTTGAACTTTGACATGAGTGATCCGAAAATTTGAAGAACTATTCTATCTTAGAAGCTTGTGTAGAATTTGATGAACTTAATCTGAAGAATCATTTAGCAGTCATTTAGGGAAAATAAATCTCAAAATGACACGCAATTGTATCTTGGGATTAGAATCATGTTTTGCATTTGAACGTTTTGAACaatcttctaatataggttcacgTTGTAGTATATCGAGCATTTTTAATTGCTataataatggttaagcacgctgtaatgatacgtttgtacctcatcacccactaaatgcaactacattagtggactaataacacttagcgcgctcggctcggttccatcatgccgcttatagtgttgccacatataatgcttagtctgctaaacccagttatctggctgtggggcatgggagcctaagcttcaaccatcaatgcaattaaacattactcgatttacaaCATGATCCAAATATTTGATATTTGTTCGATCTGTGTTTTTGAAATGTAGCttaaaatatacaagcttctagtccaaatgcataaTGATAGTTTAGTTTCGCTTAGTTCAGGATTTGTTCAAGCAGTTCAATAATTTTCtgattcacaatagaaaacaatttccaaacCATTGGATTTAACGTAAAAATAAAAtgttctgtatcacaatagaaaactattccaaaacaattgaatctaaCGTGGAGCCAGTAATAAAGTCACTACTAATACAATACGTTTACTGTACATTTCACTGTTAAGAACAATATAGAAACATAAAAATCTTCTGTATTACacaaaacaattcccaaaccattgaatccAATGTGGAACCAGCAATAAAATCA contains:
- the LOC109407580 gene encoding LOW QUALITY PROTEIN: uncharacterized protein LOC109407580 (The sequence of the model RefSeq protein was modified relative to this genomic sequence to represent the inferred CDS: deleted 2 bases in 1 codon); this translates as MSAPIVITVPTKYIPINLAPLAIKTESRSASLSDADESTSSMDEFLVRGKKRRLDHLTWEEKLQRKKLKNRVAAQTSRDRKKAKMEEMEQTIQQQTDQISELQLKCASLQAEKDTYYSKCLELESRQEELERRLNDLAAPTVGHSHHRQQVGTPIDPSSLTQCWLCFHPTRISSIRPNPSAAGIFFNGSTDDTESGQDDGPEDRRRKGSNAVEDSCSLPALQDMLEEFDVSKLEELAESLLANVTSELEGADAGSIPVDAQGSSPSGGMPGPVVGTPSERLESSEETDQGSSLNILNTHNYSKSPFHAEKPHSTGQQQSNIGLPASTILGTYDNESTCITIILNDDDEELPLEEEIICEEAGEDFFSHHDQGDFKVKLEPVRELLSPIPSTCSNYSSSDDLKPTATEEDVFKCPLTPSSFVSDGGYESLGSPNHVSTDFNLTASSWDGFWNLDLFPILTDMN